The Streptomyces camelliae genome window below encodes:
- a CDS encoding DUF3099 domain-containing protein produces the protein MRKQHGGGVQVFRITGARTGLAEDVRGRQRRYVISMTIRTVSVILAVALWNVERYVAVVALVFGALLPYVAVVIANAGRERPPSLPSTFVSMPTPPMITPPRAEDAGAQSVPGDAGAEQKRNARHS, from the coding sequence ATGCGGAAACAGCACGGCGGAGGCGTCCAGGTGTTCCGGATCACCGGAGCCCGGACGGGTCTCGCCGAGGACGTGCGGGGCCGGCAGCGGCGGTACGTCATCTCGATGACGATCCGCACGGTGTCGGTGATCCTCGCGGTCGCCCTGTGGAACGTCGAGCGGTACGTCGCCGTCGTGGCGCTGGTGTTCGGTGCGCTGCTCCCCTATGTCGCCGTGGTGATCGCGAACGCGGGCCGTGAGCGGCCGCCGTCCCTGCCGTCGACGTTCGTCAGCATGCCGACGCCGCCGATGATCACGCCGCCGCGGGCCGAGGACGCGGGGGCGCAGTCCGTGCCGGGGGACGCCGGGGCTGAGCAGAAGCGGAATGCGCGCCACTCATGA
- a CDS encoding IS256 family transposase, translating to MTAPDSLPLHALAEDNLAAASPDLLRAMVKTFADALMSAEADALCNAEYGQVSDERVNHRNGYRLREWDTRAGTVELAVPKLRQGSYFPHWLLERRRRAEQALISVVATAYLLGVSTRRVEKLAESLGVTQLSKSQVSAMAKHLDEQVAAFRNRPLDAGPYAFVWVDALTQKVREGGRIINVHALIAVGVNADGHREILGLDVATAEDGAGWLAFLRSLIARGLSGVQLVISDAHMGLVNAIGATLPGASWQRCRTHYARALLSQVPKSAQPWVATLLRTVFEQPDIDAVQSQMRHVLDALEAKFPKAAAHLDAAQGDVLAFTAFPREIWRQIWSNNPQERLNKEIRRRTDVVGIFPDRTALIRLVGAVLAEQNDEWTEARRYMGLDLLAKARLHPIESETDDTVIPTELTA from the coding sequence ATGACCGCACCCGACAGTCTGCCCCTGCACGCCCTCGCGGAGGACAACCTCGCAGCGGCGAGTCCCGATCTGCTGCGCGCGATGGTCAAGACGTTCGCGGACGCGCTCATGTCCGCCGAGGCCGATGCCCTCTGCAATGCTGAATACGGGCAGGTCAGCGACGAGCGAGTCAACCATCGCAACGGGTATCGCCTTCGCGAGTGGGACACCCGCGCGGGCACCGTCGAACTCGCCGTTCCCAAGCTGCGTCAGGGCAGTTACTTCCCGCACTGGCTGCTGGAGCGTCGCCGCCGGGCTGAGCAGGCCCTCATCAGCGTGGTCGCCACCGCCTATCTGCTCGGCGTCTCCACCCGCCGAGTGGAGAAGCTCGCCGAGAGCCTGGGCGTCACCCAGCTGTCGAAGTCCCAGGTCAGCGCCATGGCCAAGCATCTCGACGAACAGGTCGCCGCGTTCCGCAACCGGCCCCTGGACGCCGGCCCCTACGCGTTCGTCTGGGTGGACGCGCTCACGCAGAAGGTTCGCGAGGGCGGCCGCATCATCAACGTCCACGCGCTGATCGCGGTCGGCGTCAACGCCGATGGGCACCGTGAGATTCTCGGCCTGGACGTGGCCACTGCCGAGGACGGCGCCGGCTGGCTGGCCTTCCTGCGCTCCCTGATCGCCCGCGGCCTATCGGGCGTCCAACTGGTCATCTCAGACGCGCACATGGGCCTGGTCAACGCGATCGGGGCCACCCTGCCCGGCGCGAGCTGGCAGCGATGTCGTACTCACTACGCCCGCGCGTTGCTGAGCCAGGTGCCCAAGTCGGCCCAGCCGTGGGTGGCCACGCTGCTGCGGACCGTCTTCGAACAACCCGACATCGATGCAGTCCAGTCCCAGATGCGGCACGTCCTGGACGCATTGGAGGCCAAGTTCCCCAAGGCGGCAGCCCACTTGGACGCCGCTCAGGGCGATGTGCTGGCGTTCACCGCGTTCCCGCGCGAGATCTGGCGGCAGATCTGGTCGAACAATCCGCAGGAACGGCTCAACAAGGAGATCCGCCGCCGCACCGACGTGGTCGGCATCTTCCCCGACCGCACCGCCCTGATCCGCCTGGTCGGCGCGGTGCTGGCCGAGCAGAACGACGAGTGGACCGAAGCCCGCCGCTACATGGGACTCGACCTGCTGGCCAAGGCCCGCCTCCACCCGATCGAGTCAGAAACCGACGACACAGTCATCCCGACGGAACTCACCGCATAG
- a CDS encoding TldD/PmbA family protein: MSARSNKPHEVVEQALALSRADGCVVIADEHSTANLRWAGNALTTNGVTRGRTLTVIATVDGKEGTASGVVSRSAVTADELEPLVRAAETAARGAGPAEDAQPLVTGVPESPDFADAPAETSSAVFADFAPALGEAFARARAGGRELYGFANHELVSTYVGTSTGLRLRHDQPTGTLELNAKSPDRLRSAWAGRSTRDFKDVDPGALDAELAVRLGWAERRVELPAGRYETLLPPTAVADLLIYQLWSASGRDAAEGRTVFSKPGGGTRVGDRLSDLPLTLRSDPNEPGLECAPFVVAHSSGGDQSVFDNGLPAHTTRWIDEGVLKNLTTTRHSAALTGLPVAPALGNLILDGGDDRSLQEMVAGTERGLLLTCLWYIREVDPATLLLTGLTRDGVYLVENGEVTGQVNNFRFNESPVDLLGRATEAGRTEKTLPREWSDWFTRAAMPALRIPDFNMSSVSQGV; this comes from the coding sequence ATGAGCGCCCGTAGCAACAAGCCGCACGAGGTCGTCGAGCAGGCGCTCGCGCTGTCCCGGGCCGACGGCTGTGTCGTCATCGCCGACGAGCACTCGACCGCCAACCTGCGCTGGGCGGGCAACGCACTCACGACCAACGGTGTCACGCGCGGTCGTACGCTCACCGTGATCGCGACCGTGGACGGCAAGGAGGGCACGGCCTCGGGGGTCGTGTCCCGGTCGGCCGTCACGGCGGACGAGCTGGAGCCGCTGGTGCGGGCCGCCGAAACCGCCGCGCGCGGTGCCGGGCCCGCCGAGGACGCCCAGCCCCTGGTCACCGGGGTGCCCGAGTCCCCCGACTTCGCGGACGCGCCCGCCGAGACCTCCTCCGCGGTGTTCGCCGATTTCGCCCCGGCCCTCGGCGAGGCGTTCGCACGCGCGCGTGCGGGCGGCCGTGAGCTTTATGGCTTCGCCAACCACGAGCTGGTGTCCACGTATGTGGGTACGTCCACGGGCCTGCGCCTGCGCCACGACCAGCCCACCGGCACGCTGGAGCTGAACGCCAAGTCGCCCGACCGGCTGCGCTCGGCGTGGGCCGGCCGCTCCACACGGGACTTCAAGGACGTCGACCCGGGCGCCCTGGACGCCGAGCTGGCCGTACGGCTCGGCTGGGCGGAGCGGCGGGTGGAGCTGCCCGCGGGCCGGTACGAGACGCTGCTGCCGCCGACCGCGGTCGCGGACCTGCTGATCTACCAGCTGTGGTCGGCGTCGGGCCGGGACGCGGCCGAGGGCCGGACGGTGTTCTCCAAGCCGGGCGGCGGCACGCGCGTGGGCGACCGGCTGAGCGACCTGCCACTGACGCTGCGCAGCGACCCGAACGAGCCCGGCCTGGAGTGCGCGCCCTTCGTCGTCGCCCACTCCTCCGGCGGCGACCAGTCGGTGTTCGACAACGGGCTGCCGGCACACACCACCCGGTGGATCGACGAGGGTGTGCTCAAGAACCTCACCACCACCCGGCACAGCGCCGCGCTGACCGGGCTGCCGGTCGCCCCGGCGCTCGGGAACCTGATCCTGGACGGCGGGGACGACCGCTCGCTTCAGGAGATGGTCGCGGGGACCGAGCGCGGGCTGCTGCTGACCTGCTTGTGGTACATCCGCGAGGTCGACCCGGCGACGCTGCTGCTCACCGGTCTGACCCGGGACGGCGTCTACCTCGTGGAGAACGGCGAGGTGACCGGGCAGGTGAACAACTTCCGGTTCAACGAGTCGCCGGTGGACCTCCTGGGGCGGGCCACCGAGGCCGGGCGCACCGAGAAGACGCTGCCGCGCGAGTGGAGCGACTGGTTCACCCGGGCCGCGATGCCCGCGCTGCGCATCCCGGATTTCAATATGAGCTCTGTCAGTCAGGGCGTATAA
- a CDS encoding GlsB/YeaQ/YmgE family stress response membrane protein: protein MGWLWAIIVGFVLGIIAKAVIPGKQHSPLWLTTICGMLGAIVGNAVARAAGVAATRGIDWTRHIFQLVAAIIIVGAVDALYMATLGKRKAQRTSA from the coding sequence ATGGGCTGGTTGTGGGCGATCATCGTGGGATTCGTGCTCGGCATCATCGCCAAGGCCGTCATCCCGGGAAAGCAGCACAGCCCCCTGTGGCTGACCACCATCTGCGGCATGCTCGGCGCCATCGTGGGCAATGCCGTCGCCCGCGCCGCAGGCGTCGCCGCGACCCGGGGCATCGACTGGACCCGGCACATCTTCCAGCTGGTGGCGGCCATCATCATCGTGGGGGCCGTGGACGCCTTGTACATGGCGACGCTGGGGAAGAGGAAGGCACAACGGACGTCGGCCTGA
- the tyrS gene encoding tyrosine--tRNA ligase, with product MTDIVDELKWRGLIALSTDEDALRKAFADGPVTFYCGFDPTAPSLHLGNLVQILTMRRIQQAGNRPLGLVGGATGLIGDPKPTAERTLNAPEIVAQWVERLRAQIEPLLDFEGPHAAVMVNNLDWTQGLSAIEFLRDIGKHFRVNKMIAKEAVSRRLNSDAGISYTEFSYQILQGMDFLELYRRYGCTLQTGGSDQWGNLTSGTDLIHRVEPHAVVHALGTPLITKADGTKFGKTESGTVWLDPEMTTPYAFYQFWLNADDRDVSKFLRIFSFKSREEIEELEQQTQDRPQARAAQRALAEELTTLVHGADQTAAVIAASRALFGQGELAELDGATLAAALSEVPHIQVTELAPVVDLFAEVGLVASKSAARRTVKEGGAYVNNVKVASEDAVPAKDELLDGRWLVLRRGKKNLAAVEVVSA from the coding sequence GTGACGGACATCGTCGACGAGCTGAAGTGGCGTGGGCTCATCGCCCTCTCCACGGACGAGGACGCATTGCGCAAGGCGTTCGCGGACGGTCCCGTCACGTTCTATTGCGGCTTCGACCCGACCGCGCCCAGTCTGCACCTCGGCAATCTGGTGCAGATCCTCACGATGCGCCGCATCCAGCAGGCGGGCAACCGTCCGCTGGGCCTGGTCGGGGGTGCCACCGGTCTGATCGGTGACCCGAAGCCCACCGCGGAGCGCACGCTCAACGCGCCCGAGATCGTCGCCCAGTGGGTGGAGCGGCTGCGCGCGCAGATCGAGCCGCTGCTGGACTTCGAGGGCCCGCACGCCGCGGTGATGGTCAACAACCTGGACTGGACCCAGGGCCTGTCGGCCATCGAGTTCCTGCGGGACATCGGCAAGCACTTCCGGGTCAACAAGATGATCGCGAAGGAGGCCGTCTCCCGGCGGCTGAACTCCGACGCGGGCATCAGCTACACCGAGTTCAGCTACCAGATCCTGCAGGGCATGGACTTCCTTGAGCTGTACCGGCGGTACGGCTGCACCCTGCAGACCGGTGGCAGCGACCAGTGGGGCAACCTCACGTCGGGCACCGACCTGATCCACCGGGTCGAGCCGCACGCCGTGGTTCACGCGCTCGGCACCCCGCTGATCACCAAGGCGGACGGCACCAAGTTCGGCAAGACCGAGTCCGGCACGGTCTGGCTCGACCCCGAGATGACGACGCCGTACGCGTTCTACCAGTTCTGGCTGAACGCGGACGACCGGGACGTCTCGAAGTTCCTGCGCATCTTCAGCTTCAAGTCCCGCGAGGAGATCGAGGAGCTGGAGCAGCAGACGCAGGACCGTCCGCAGGCGCGGGCGGCGCAGCGGGCGCTCGCCGAGGAGCTGACGACGCTGGTGCACGGCGCCGACCAGACGGCCGCGGTGATCGCCGCGAGCCGCGCCCTCTTCGGGCAGGGCGAGCTGGCGGAGCTGGACGGGGCGACGCTGGCGGCGGCGCTGTCCGAGGTGCCGCACATTCAGGTCACCGAGCTGGCTCCGGTGGTCGACCTGTTCGCGGAGGTCGGTCTCGTCGCCAGCAAGTCCGCCGCGCGGCGGACGGTGAAGGAGGGCGGCGCCTACGTGAACAACGTGAAGGTCGCCTCCGAGGATGCCGTCCCGGCGAAGGACGAGCTGCTGGACGGGCGGTGGCTGGTGCTGCGGCGTGGGAAGAAGAACCTCGCCGCGGTGGAGGTTGTCTCGGCTTAG
- a CDS encoding TldD/PmbA family protein, producing the protein MPHEIDQSFLALPLRPLADAALARARALGAEHADFRFERVRSASWRLRDAKPAGSSDTTDLGYAVRVVHGGTWGFASGVDLTLDAAAKVASQAVAMAKLSAQVIRAAGSDERVELADEAVHADKTWISSYEIDPFSVPDEEKAALLADWSTRLLAARGVDHVDASLLTVHENKFYADTAGTVTTQQRVRLHPQLTAVSVDESSGEFDSMRTIAPPVGRGWEYLTGTGWDWDGELERIPELLAEKMRAPSVEPGLYDLVVDPSNLWLTIHESIGHATELDRALGYEAAYAGTSFATFDQLGKLRYGSELMNVTGDRTAEHGLATIGYDDEGVEAQSWDLVKDGTLVGYQLDRRIAKLTGFDRSNGCAFADSPGHVPVQRMANVSLKPDPAGLSTEDLIGGVDRGIYVVGDRSWSIDMQRYNFQFTGQRFFRIENGRITGQLKDVAYQATTTDFWGSMAAVGGPQTYVLGGAFNCGKAQPGQVASVSHGCPSALFKGVNILNTTQEAGR; encoded by the coding sequence GTGCCTCATGAAATCGATCAGTCGTTCCTGGCACTGCCCCTACGCCCCCTCGCCGACGCCGCGCTCGCACGCGCGCGTGCGCTGGGGGCCGAGCACGCGGACTTCCGGTTCGAGCGGGTGCGCAGCGCCTCCTGGCGGTTGCGGGACGCCAAGCCCGCAGGTTCGTCGGACACCACCGACCTCGGGTACGCGGTCCGGGTCGTGCACGGCGGTACGTGGGGCTTCGCCTCCGGGGTGGACCTGACCCTGGACGCGGCGGCCAAGGTCGCCTCGCAGGCGGTGGCGATGGCCAAGCTGTCCGCGCAGGTGATCAGGGCCGCAGGGTCCGACGAGCGGGTGGAGCTGGCCGACGAAGCCGTGCACGCCGACAAGACGTGGATCTCGTCGTACGAGATCGATCCGTTCTCGGTGCCCGACGAGGAGAAGGCCGCGCTGCTGGCCGACTGGAGCACGCGGCTGCTGGCCGCGCGGGGCGTCGACCATGTGGACGCCTCGCTGCTCACCGTGCACGAGAACAAGTTCTACGCCGACACCGCCGGGACCGTGACGACGCAGCAGCGGGTACGGCTGCACCCCCAGCTCACCGCCGTGTCGGTGGACGAGTCGAGCGGCGAGTTCGACTCGATGCGGACCATCGCGCCGCCCGTCGGCCGCGGCTGGGAGTATCTGACCGGCACCGGCTGGGACTGGGACGGCGAACTGGAGCGGATCCCGGAGCTGCTCGCCGAGAAGATGCGGGCCCCGAGCGTGGAGCCGGGCCTGTACGACCTGGTGGTCGATCCCTCCAACCTGTGGCTGACGATCCATGAGTCCATCGGGCATGCGACGGAGCTGGACCGGGCGCTCGGCTACGAGGCCGCCTACGCCGGCACCTCCTTCGCCACCTTCGACCAACTGGGCAAGCTGCGGTACGGCTCCGAGCTGATGAACGTCACCGGCGACCGCACCGCCGAGCACGGCCTCGCGACCATCGGATACGACGACGAGGGCGTCGAGGCGCAGTCCTGGGACCTGGTGAAGGACGGCACCCTGGTCGGCTACCAGCTGGACCGCAGGATCGCGAAGCTGACCGGGTTCGACCGCTCCAACGGCTGCGCCTTCGCCGACTCCCCCGGGCATGTGCCCGTGCAGCGCATGGCCAATGTGTCCCTGAAGCCGGATCCCGCCGGGCTGTCCACCGAGGATCTGATCGGGGGCGTCGACCGGGGCATCTACGTCGTCGGCGACCGGTCCTGGTCGATCGACATGCAGCGGTACAACTTCCAGTTCACCGGGCAGCGCTTCTTCAGGATCGAGAACGGGCGGATCACCGGGCAGCTGAAGGACGTGGCCTACCAGGCCACGACCACGGACTTCTGGGGCTCGATGGCGGCGGTCGGGGGCCCCCAGACGTACGTCCTCGGCGGCGCCTTCAACTGCGGCAAGGCCCAGCCGGGCCAGGTGGCGTCCGTGTCGCACGGGTGCCCGTCGGCCCTGTTCAAGGGCGTCAACATCCTCAACACGACTCAGGAGGCCGGTCGATGA